In Gossypium hirsutum isolate 1008001.06 chromosome D01, Gossypium_hirsutum_v2.1, whole genome shotgun sequence, the genomic window tatatcttagccttacacatatacatatatcgcCTTACTCACTCATATGAGCACTTTTGTGTTGCACGTTGCACCTCATGCAATATAAGGGTTCTAGTGCCTAGAGTGCGCCTTGCAACTTTGACAACATTTTGTTCCCAATTTTAGGTGAATGATGTGATGAACTTTGTGTAGTTTTTGCTCCTTAGAAGTTTGAATACATCATCAGTTTCAATCGGGCTCCTATATCCTTCAATACTCATTCATTTTCAGTAAATCTTTTTAAAGAATCCAGTCTAGGGGAACCTGTGAATATGCATTTTCCTTCTGAAGGGTTTAGCTAGTCTGATTAGTTGAAGCTTGATTTTTCtactaaccctttttattttaattacagtaTGCGCATCGCAGATGTGTACAGAGATGGTGCAATGAGAAGGGCAACACTACCTGTGAAATATGCCATCAGGTACCATAATTTTACATTCACGACCCAGGGTTCTTGTTAAAGCATTTTTTCCCCCTTCTAACTCCAACTTCTTAAAGTGGTATGGAGCTCGAATTCTTCATTGATATATAGTTTCTTACCTAAATTTATGTGATCATACATCTTCTGCATTACAGCAATTCAGGCCAGGTTATACCGCGCCACCTCCCTTGTTTCATATTGGGCGTATTCCAATGAACTTCAGGTAagttttgtttgaaatttaaCTGTTTTAGGCATTAACTAAGCACTTCTAGTCAAATTAAGAGATTTTAAAGTGCTTCATTTTTCTGTGGAGTTTTATGAATAAGTAACCTTTAtgcctttcttttttattatgaAATCAGGGGCAATTGGGAGATATCTAGGAGGGAGTTAAACAATTCTGGCTTTATAGCAGTGGTCTCAACAGATCACAGCTTACTGGATTCTCGCTATGATGAATATTTAGCTTCGACTACAAGAAGCTTAACCGGTTACCGTATGGTTGCAATACTTGTAAGTCTCTCTCCCTCTCCCTTGGGAAAAATCTGTTTTAACTTGTTAGATTGACATGGCAGGCCGCTGCTTACCAATGTCCGACAGATTTGGACACGCTTGACATATAAGAATTGTATGATATTATATGGAAACATTACTGTCATATCATATTGTACTCATGTTTTAAtctttaagaagaaaaaaaaaaccaagtattGTGTGACTATATTTGTGTTCAAGTTCTTTTTCTAATTTGTTGTGCTTTTAATCTGTAGTTCATGCTGCTTTTGGTTTTACGGCATATTCTTCCTGTCCTACTAAGGGGAAGCGATGACTTCTCTTTCCCATTATTTATCGTAAGCCGTCTTTTTCCCCCATGCATTTAAAGAATACCATCAGATTCTTTACTTTTTAGACTTATAAACTTATCACTTCTTTTGTTTTACAGTCGATATTACTTCGGACCATCGGAATTATCCTGCCAATGTATGTCATTTTTAAAACAGTGACTGCCCTCCTTCGCCGAAGGCAGCATCAGGTGAATACTTGCCATTAATTCAGCTTGTATTTCCTACTGTTCGGGTTGGTTGTCTATTGTTTGCTTATCAGAGCTACGTTTTTTTGCCGTTGTTCCATTAGGAGACACCAAATTCATTGTTTGCTGAATCAGAGGAAGAGAATGAAGTTGCTATCATGCAAACTCAGCCTCACATAGTTAACATACATTGAATTCCGACATGGATAAGATACATCTCTGTATCTTCAGTAGGTGAAAAGAGTTGAAAAGTAGGGGTTGATATCAGGTAATAATATAGCTTGTTTCGCAGATAATTTTAGCTATCAAAGAAATATACATTAAAGCCAAGAAATCCAAACAATGTACGGTGTATATATTCATTGTGCAGTTTATAAAAAGAACAACCACAAATTCAAGTGAGATTTGCTTACTTGtacagaaaataaaagaaaaacagatTGTATATgtttctatttattcatttattttaaagtatttgataTTAAAAGTTTGCTAAtgatataaacaaaatttaaaatgacaACTTCAACTGATAACT contains:
- the LOC107922386 gene encoding uncharacterized protein, translating into MGDHFVLLVDRLITESTLEAAIESRNRSFQATASVVDDTKVFNSSPKLNLSSLGEIVECRICQDEDVDSNMETPCACCGSLKYAHRRCVQRWCNEKGNTTCEICHQQFRPGYTAPPPLFHIGRIPMNFRGNWEISRRELNNSGFIAVVSTDHSLLDSRYDEYLASTTRSLTGYRMVAILFMLLLVLRHILPVLLRGSDDFSFPLFISILLRTIGIILPMYVIFKTVTALLRRRQHQETPNSLFAESEEENEVAIMQTQPHIVNIH